Within Anopheles ziemanni chromosome 2, idAnoZiCoDA_A2_x.2, whole genome shotgun sequence, the genomic segment TTCTGGGATGGTATATGACATGCCCTCCGAGGACATGCGATTGCTGGACACCGACTTACCAAATCGAGCCCGAACAGTGTGCAGGTTTGTGCGATGATCTTCGAGTCGCATTTTTCGTTCGGATCGGGCGGTGGAGTTCCGGCGATCGGTTGCGGTCTAGGTCTCGTCGCCGTCCCGGTGTTGTTTCCGGTGCCATTGCCGTGCGTGACATTTCCCGTGCGTGCACCTGAGAGagtgagggagggagagaagcGTATCAGTTATGAATAAGGAGTAGTTCTCGCTCGTCGACGTGTTACTCACCTGAGCCGGAGTTCTGCTTGATGGAATGCAGTGCGCCGCCCATCAGCTGGATGTCGTGCGTTCGCCGGATCGTGCCGAGTCGCTTCCGGAGGTTCCAACCGCGCCAGGTCGCCTGGATGAGGGTGGCGCTCTTCGTGCGCACCTCGGCCCGCAGCCGTTCCAGGTGCTGCCGGATGCCCTCGCTGAGGAAGATGTGTCGCTTGCCGGGCGCCCACGAGAGCGTCACCGAGCCGTCCAGCTCCGGCGGGTTCTCGAGCGCAAAGTCCAGCACCACCTTGCAGTCCTCGAGCGCCTTCTCCTCGCAGCGGCGCAGCAGCCGGAAGGGCGCCAGCATCCGGTAGCGCGCGGTGAACTGCTTGAAGCGCATCCGGTGCGGGAACCCGCTCGCCATCAGGTTGACCGTCTCGAGCACCTGGAGGGCGCGGATCTGCCGCACGACTGCCCCCCGGTCGAACGCACCGCCCTTCTCGGCCGTGTTCGAGCGGATGCAGCGCACAAAGTGTGGGCGGGCGTGCACGAGGGTGCGCAGCAGGTTGTCGAGGCGCGTGTGGAAGTCCTGCGTCAGCGTCGACACCGGTTCGTCGCCGTTCAGCAGGTCCGTGTGCGAGGTGGGCGCGATCCGGAAGCTGAGCCCCCGAGGACCGCTCTCCTGCGCGTACAGCGCCTTCAGCTCCGTGCCGAAGAGGTGCGTCGCGAAGCCGAAGTTGCACGTGTGCTTGTAGAACACCGACACCAGGTCGTCCGGCACAACGTCGCGGTTCGTGTCGAGGAAGTCGGTGGTGTCGTACTCGACGCGCCCGGCAAAGTGGCGGATGGCGAAGAGGCGCGGGTCGTAGGGCTCGAGGGCGCGCTGCTCGAGGCGAGCCGAGTTCCGGTGCTGCACCTTGATCTTGGCCACGTAGCTCTCGGCCGTGCCGCGCACCGAGCACTCCGCGTCCAGCATGCTCAACAGGCCGGTCCGGAGCGACGAGATCAGGTCGATGCACGGCACGTTGTCGACGTAGTCCACCTCCGTGTCGCAGATGATGCCCTCCTCGCGGCACGACTCGACCGAGCTCTTGAAGATGTGGGTGTTGTAGAAGTGCTGCATCGTTTCCGCGCACAGGTTGATGCACAGGTGCTCAAGCTGTGCAGGTCGTGGTTCCTCGAAGCCGAACATGTCTAGAATGCCTGCAAAGATATCGATGAAAGGATGGaattattttatgaattttaatttgaaaacaaagaTCTTTAAATCGTCAATAAAAATATCtcaatttagtttttcttcattattgGAATCTCttacaaaatgaacaaaatccACAATTATAAACGGCTATTTCAAAATGATTCAATGTTTAGCGCACGCAGCCGATTACTGCATAATTTTGTGGCTGCGTACTTTAACTTGAACTTGAACGGTAAACTCAAAATCAACACTAGATGAcgctagtgtagaaaaatctatttttagaATTACTTCTGCTTCTTGCTTTTTCGATATTCTTAcatatattatttttagtGAATTGTTAGTGAAAAATAGAGGCTTCGTGCTAAATCACCAGTCGTGTTTAATAGTGCTCTTAAGTGCTAGAAACAAATAAAGTTCCCGTTTTTAACCTAGTGAATTccaacatgtgaatttctttgcgAAATCCGAAGCCCGCAGCTTCGTGCGAAGAGAAAATTGTTATTCATTATTAATCATTGAGATGTgtgagataaaataaaaatcaacttaaatgttttaaacactTCTTTTGAATTCTCTCCTGAAGAAAAAACCCTTAATTTTCGTGGAACAAATATAtccaaaaaataacaatagtACTTCaagagtttcaattttttttatgagtaTTAACTAGAGCTACAACAAAAGAattaaatgtcaaattttcttctcttttttgaTTAGCTTTAAAAGCACCTTTTATCTGATTAGTAAGGttagaaaattaaaactttcttAATATTTATTCTGTTCTTAAAACATACCGATAAATCCATCCGTCGCGTGTCGTACGGCGTTGTTCAGTGCTGCCATCGATTTCGAGCCCGCATTTCCGCCGATCGTCGACGCGTGCTGGCTTGCCACTTCCGCCTGATTATGCACGGACTCGTTGCTGTCGGAGCTAAGGGTCCCGAGTGTCGAACCGAGGCTAAAAAGGCAAAAGGTAGAGATTCTCGTCGTCAGTAATAATTTCCTAACCGAACGAGTTTCTGAAAATCCTTACCGCTTGAGACTGTTTGCTCGCCGGACGATAGTTGCCACCGTTCGGCAGTAGAGGGCCTTCGCCAGACAGTCGCGCGTCATGTTGGACATGTTGGCGTCGCACACGGACTTGATGAGCTGACCCCGGGCGTTGTGCGTTCGCGTCGTCAGCCCGCGGAAAAGTTGGGCCGGCGGGACACCGAGCAGGTTCGCCACGGCGTTCAGTTCCGTTTCGCCGACCACCTCCACCTCGAGACCCTGCCCGTCGACGAACTGCACGTTGCCGAGGAGCAGCACCGCCGCCAGCACGCGCACCACGTCCAGGAACGGAATGCCCAGGATGCCGAGGCAGGCCTTCCACGCCTGGAAGCGGGCCGCATCCTCCTGCTCGTCCTGCCGGATGTCTCCGTGCTGCAGATAGCGCAGGTTCGCCGGCGAGTAGCCCTCCAGGTTGAGGCGGGCGCACTCGTCCGCGTTCAGCCCGGCCAGCATTTGGTAGAAGATGTGATAGTTTTTCTCGTTCGGCAGCGGCCGGATGACGCGCGTCTGGTCGAGGAAGTAGCAGTGGATCTTGGTCCGGTAGAGCGCCCCGTCCGTCACCTGCACCTCGATGAATTGGCCCTGAATGGTGTTGGTGTGGATGAGGGAAGTAGTGAGTAAGTGAAATCCCGGCTAAGAGTTTCTCATGATACTCACAATTCGACTCGATTCCGAGTTGGTCGCCGTCTTGGCCGAGCCGAGCGAGCGCAGGACGGTGAAGGCCGCGGCCAGATGCTTGAACGCGTCGGTTTCCGGTCCTCCGCCAGCGACGGCGAACAGCtgtcgcagcagcagcatcgaaCAGTGCGTCTTGCCCGAGCCGGAAGTGCCTGAGGTGGGTTAATAAAAATACAGCCGCGATTAGGCGATTAAGATAAGCGTCTCTCTTTCGCCGGTGATCTGTGTCACCCGGGTCGGTCATTTTGGTGCTAATGAGTCTCCAGGGGATGACTCGAGCCGCCACTTGGATGGGCGTTAGAGAAAGCCGTCAGGCGTGATCTCGCTCGCATTCGGGCGGGCTCACATTAGGAGGATGTGGGAAATTCGAGCTTCGGTGGGAATTTGATCACTTACCGGAGAGAATGATCGCCTGCGGGTAGCCCGTTTCCGCCTGCTGCCGGACGGCCTCCTGGACGATCTTGCGCAGCTGCGGGGCGAGGGGAACCGAGCGGGTAGAGGACAGCGTCAGCGGGTTGCCGACGTCGTGGTACGGATTGACGGACAGCAGAATCGGTCCAACGTTGGTCTGTTGGGAAAGGAGCGCGAGAAGTTCAAGAAATCGATTACCGTCCGATTCGGGTTTATGATCTAGCCATTTTCACCATCTCGGTATCCAACATTTAAAAGCAACAGAAAAAATTTACCCTTCGGTGCGTGAAGCTTTTTTATAGTTCAGCTAGGGGTCGGCACACATTTTTATAAAGTAGCAGAttataaaacatatttcaaaaccGTTGAGTAGATACAGAAAACCctaagttatttttttaatttttaaattatctaaTTTTATAAAACAGGACCtaacaaacaaaagtaaaataaggtgaaaacttattttaattttgactattgaattttcaattattttctcaacaattttttatttttcttctatttttgttgattttcttcatctgtTTTACATCTATGATACTTTGATGAATCATAGAAAGGTTTGTTATGTACATTCAGTAATTACCAGATACTTTGAACCGTATTGTTATGTCATATattatattttgaaatatgtttcacgaataaatatatttaattttggAACAAATGACTTTTGGTTGGTACTCTGTCTTTTTGAAAGCTGTAACTTGTGTTTTGAACAATATTGGTATTGGTTTCATAAAAATGATCACTTTCTACCTATTCTATTTTAATTCTAGTACTTAAGTGATCACCATAAGAAGATGGATTTGATAGTTGTATAAACCTAGGAAATAAGCATTATTTCCCCTTTGCTAgattgcaaataaataaaaatcctaGGTATATATAGTTGATagtaattattattaatattaacCATGTTTTTTAATccgcgggggtccgcgacagccgagcggtagcgccggttagaaaatcggcccatgagcgacggcgtgggttcgaatcccaaccgagaccggaccctcccctgtacgagaggcctgactatccacgtacaatagGGTAAAAAaatctcgtaagcccttaacgggcatgCATGACCAataaggtcgttacgccaagaagaagatgtttTTTAATAGGAACAGTATCTTAAAACATCGGGCATAACAAACAATTATGTTTGCAGCCAGCTACGAATGGAATGACCAACAAGTTTCGATTGAAGGGTTAGCAACACAGATTTATTAAATTGATCTATTCGCACGCCTGCAGAAAATAAGTCCACCCCGATGGACACGCTCTCACGAGCAATTAAACGAGCTTTTTGCCTTAAATCAGACCGGCGTCGCAATTGCTTGCCAAAAGGAAGGGACTCGCATGCACGTGCGAAACCAGAAGCGAAGGATAACTAGAGGCCAATGCGACGAGGTTGGCGGTATCCACGGTACGACACTTTAAGGTCCCTCGAGACCACCTCGAGCTCCTGTGTCTTATCTGGGGTGTCGTGTTGTCGTATCCCTTCTTTTTCGTGTTGATTCTGTGGTGGAGTGACGGAAAATTGTGCAACTCCTGGTTTTGCTGCTAGTTTTCATGGTTTTTATTCGTagctcttttttctttcaagtCGTTCAGTCGTGTTCTGTCTACGCAGGCCAGGTAAAACACACGTGGTCAATTTGTTGACTTGTTTTTTGCAGCTTGGTGCTCCAGCTCGATGTTTACATTGCAAATCAGCGTGGGCTGGCCGAGTGcgctattttaaattttttttccctccagaAAGCGGCGTGTCAGCCTTCATTAGATTTAATTAAACCTCATTGCATGACACCAGCATTGCTTGAACTTCGGTGAGATTGTTGTTAATGATGACCTGactgtttttagtttttcagtttatttttactgcTCATATTTTAAGAAAGGGAAGCAAGTTTTGCTGAATGTTTTTCCAACATCACAGCCACCAAggaggaaatattttattataaaactaaaacgaCCGTTGCGCAATTTCCCCGACGAAGGCCTTAGACCTACTTTGCCTCTCAAGGGCTGCCCTCGCCTCATGAAAAACATTCCAACGGGGATTTCTTCAACTCGCTGCTCGATCGATTGTGATTTATGTACGAAGCCCTTCGGAATGGTGCCAAAGGTGATCGAGCGACTGTCGTAGAAAGTTAATGCCCTTCCAAACACCTCACGCAAGTAGGTCGATCGAAAGGTGCTGAAGATCTCTCACCGATGCGATCAATTCTTTAAGAATGTCTGATGTCAATCGTTGAAAAAAGTGGGAGAAGAAGATAATGAACATTGGGATAAGttcgaagaaaaaagaactaagaaatatgtttcgaaaataaacaactaaAGATCGTCTTCATGACTCGATCCCGAAAGCGCAACGATCGCAGGTATTTCGAATCCAATAATCACTTATCGTTAATCTAAACGGATCTGGAGAAAGATATTTAGCCAGAAGAATTTTTAAACGAACCAGCAAGCATTCATAGAACCGTAAATCGATTTCTTGCGCTCTCTTCGTTGCGCAGCAGATGTTAATGCGTGCGTAGCGCCGACTTCCACCTTCGTGcgattatttttaatcttcatttcaCCGCCCTTCCTCCACTCGGCCCCCCTAACTAATGATCCAACTCTGCTTTGCAGCCCGTTGGCGTTTAATTGGATAAGAGTCCAGTCCTCCTCCCTCTAGCTTGGCTTCTTCCGGGCGTACACTTCTTGCCGGTTTCGCGCGAATCGAGTAGGGCGGAGGCAAAAAGCAACCGTCAAAATGGCAGCCGCAGAAATGGTAAAAGCAGCGACCAAAGTCGCAGCATCGGAGCATGTCCGTGTGTTCGTGTTCCTGCCTTGTGGACCACCGTTAGAAGACGGTTCGCTCATTCCATCCTTTTGCGATTTTCGTTCCCTCCAGGCGCTTACGGGCAAATGGAAGATAGAggttgagagagagagagtcccATTGGAGTTAGTAAAATCCAAATGCAAAAGCGGCAAAACATTGCTCAGCGCTTTTTAATGCGTTTCTTCCCCATTTCTTCGAAAGAAATCGAGCGGAAGAAGAAGGACGTCGCACGAAGCTCGCGAGTTTGCAAAATGGAATGAATGTAAAAATGGCCTCGAAGGGTTGCTGGGTTGGGCAAAAGCGGACGCAATGATGGGGTGAGCGGGAAAACATAACCCCACACACTCTAAAACGAACAGACCACACCAGCGAAGCGACGAGACCGGTTCGCTGAGGAGTCTTGTGACTGTTTTTTGCCTTCCGTTTCATCTCCCAATCCTGCGTGGCCGCAGGATGGGGGAAGGCGGAAGGCATTCCGGACGAACGTCTTCGTAACGGAAATGCCGCGAATCGTTGGCATAGCTACGGACTCACTCCCGACCGATGGgtgttgattattttattttcataatttgtttttgctgctcTTATTTAGCTGCACCTCGTTGCTGGCTTTATTGATTACGTTTCGGTGCGAAGGGTAGAGAAAGGGCGGGAgggaatttatgcaaatatttgccCAACAATGTTATCTAGTCTAATTAGTGCGGAACAAGATGTTTGACGGTGTTCTGTGTCCGAGCCGAGGAAAGCGAGAATGCATGCATAATTGGTGgaatttgtgttgtttttgtgtgttaagTTGATTTTAATTGACTAACAgggcatgttttgtttttatttttggattGTTTGTatgcattatttatttattttaaaatgaaataaactttCGTCAGTTTCCCACGATTTGAAGAAGAAAGTTTACTTTATTATCCAATTAGGGAAACCCTTTCGGCAATCATCTTGTCAATTTAATCGATTAACAATAAATAGTTGAATTCGTTTTTGCAACATTGAAATCGAAActgaacaaaaatttaaaaatcgaaAGCTTCCGTTCATCGGATCGACCACTTTCGAATATTCCCAATTTGATTTCCCAATTCGCATCAGCAAAAGTCCCTACCGGTGACCGGTGGAAAACACTCACTTTCCTTCACGGCACG encodes:
- the LOC131290923 gene encoding LOW QUALITY PROTEIN: unconventional myosin-Ia-like (The sequence of the model RefSeq protein was modified relative to this genomic sequence to represent the inferred CDS: inserted 1 base in 1 codon; substituted 1 base at 1 genomic stop codon); amino-acid sequence: MVLVEARECASERQDCASPSKMATLGLSKVFILDKYFTELQKFWETEKKLQDASSSNEAVHLQQRLKSLSSELVTLRNRLHTGGQPTGTGPNGTGGVPVGGVVSPNAGPNANLNNHNGSNHNGGGGGGGVHGTSNHATHTTSGLMATTVGANGINVLPHLANGGCPGSNNNNPNNNNNNTNNSVSINSKNNTNNNPTNNVKNHMLVTSAAQCIPSSVQAGGNGNNLNASQPNVNVLPIVSPRNTSIPYPLPHHNASTNGTMLHGDTIPCGGTLPRRTGTMGFGGSGAQYAMGHIGGSVGSITSPSGAGTGGALPGMFGGTGQSAGHVRDRQDAGGTAASEMDDLIHLPGPLTEDAVMRTLHNRFNDGKYFTNVGPILLSVNPYHDVGNPLTLSSTRSVPLAPQLRKIVQEAVRQQAETGYPQAIILSGTSGSGKTHCSMLLLRQLFAVAGGGPETDAFKHLAAAFTVLRSLGSAKTATNSESSRIGQFIEVQVTDGALYRTKIHCYFLDQTRVIRPLPNEKNYHIFYQMLAGLNADECARLNLEGYSPANLRYLQHGDIRQDEQEDAARFQAWKACLGILGIPFLDVVRVLAAVLLLGNVQFVDGQGLEVEVVGETELNAVANLLGVPPAQLFRGLTTRTHNARGQLIKSVCDANMSNMTRDCLAKALYCRTVATIVRRANSLKRLGSTLGTLSSDSNESVHNQAEVASQHASTIGGNAGSKSMAALNNAVRHATDGFIGILDMFGFEEPRPAQLEHLCINLCAETMQHFYNTHIFKSSVESCREEGIICDTEVDYVDNVPCIDLISSLRTGLLSMLDAECSVRGTAESYVAKIKVQHRNSARLEQRALEPYDPRLFAIRHFAGRVEYDTTDFLDTNRDVVPDDLVSVFYKHTCNFGFATHLFGTELKALYAQESGPRGLSFRIAPTSHTDLLNGDEPVSTLTQDFHTRLDNLLRTLVHARPHFVRCIRSNTAEKGGAFDRGAVVRQIRALQVLETVNLMASGFPHRMRFKQFTARYRMLAPFRLLRRCEEKALEDCKVVLDFALENPPELDGSVTLSWAPGKRHIFLSEGIRQHLERLRAEVRTKSATLIQATWRGWNLRKRLGTIRRTHDIQLMGGALHSIKQNSGSGEXTRRRARTTPYSXLIRFSPSLTLSGARTGNVTHGNGTGNNTGTATRPRPQPIAGTPPPDPNEKCDSKIIAQTCTLFGLDLERPPPVPPSRSYTVTGNSKLGYPQTRIMKMNFPEDPAAVGLGEQLRKGEAVTVTGASHRRGHLIVEHNGISLHVPFQYMELVKTIVPAGATNGPSSGAPAPPPPTATAVNI